The DNA sequence GTCCGCGGCGTGTGCAAGCACGCCGGTGTGGTCGCCCGGTATTTCTATGAGAACTTCACAGATCTCGACGAGCTGACGGCGCAGGTCTACGACGGCGTGATCGGCGAGGTCGCCACCTCCACCCAGAAAGCCGTGGACGCCGCGCCGCTGCGCAAGAAGACCGAGGCAGGCATCGCCAACATCGTGCATGTTATCGCGGCTGATCCCCGGATCGGCCATCTACTTTTCGGCAGCAATCCCGCTAATTCGGTGATCGCACAACGCCGTAGCGCGGCAGAACAGCTTTTTGCCGCCCTCTCCGGCCAGCACCTGAACAAGACATATCAGCTCCCGAACGACGAATCGATGCGCGCCGCAGCCTATTTCGCTGTTGGCGGCGTCGGCCAGACGCTCGCGGCCTGGGTGACCGGCCAATTGAAGCTCAGTGCAGACGAGCTTGTCGTCGTACTCACCCGACTACTCGATCCGGTCAGGCGGTAGCGACTTCCCGCGGGGTGCGCTCGGCGGCCGTCTTCGGTGCAACACGGACATCCGCTGCGCTGAACTCCTTGGTCCAGCATGCGAATTCGAGTGTAATTCCGTCAGGGTCAAGGAAGTAGAACGACCGCACGTACACGCCCGGGTGTAGTTCCTTCGACACCTGGAACTCACTCTCGTCGTGGTTGAGAATGGGCCCCACCCGCACACCCTTGGCCTTGAGCTTGACGCGGTACTCATCGAACTTCTCGGCGGGAACATGCAGCGAGATGTGGTTCATGGAGCTGACGGCGCTGATGATGTCGCCGATTCCCGGGATGGCGGCCGGGGCCGAAATGCCCGGGACGCCGTCCGGCGCATCCTTGAACCAGAAGAAGGCCAAACTGTCGCCACCACCGGCGTCGAAGAAGAAGTGTTGACCCTGCCCCATGGGCAGATCGAGCGACTTGATGAGCGGCATGCCCAGCACGTTGGTGTAGAAGTCCACCGTGCGCTCCATGTCCGAGCACACAAGCGCCACATGGTTAAAACCGCCGAACTCGAATTCGGAGTTGGGGTTGTTCGGTTTGATCATCGTCATGGGGAGCCTCCTTGATCCGACCGCATGACTGCCTTGCGTTTTACGCTAACCTGAATCTAACATCAGATTCAGAAACGGGTCAATAGCGCATGACGAGCAGACAGGGGTGAGCGTGGTCCAACCCACCGTGCGAGGCCGTCAAACCCAGGCTGCGATCGATGAGGCTGCGCGAACTGTGATCGCCCGCAAGGGAATCCTTGCCACCACCGTTGCCGATATCGCCAGCGAGGCCGGCCGGTCCACGGCGTCGTTCTATAACTACTACGACTCCAAAGAGGCGATGGTCGCGCAGTGGGCCATGCGATTTCGCACCGAGGCGCAGGAACGGGTCTCCTCGCTGGTCGCCGAGCCACGGGCACAGACAGATAAACAGCGCGCACGAGACATCGCGACCGCGCACTGGCTCACCTGGCGCCACCAGTTGGCCGAGATGATCAGCGTCTCGCAGATGGCCATGATCAGTAGTGAGTTCGCCGAGTTCTGGAATCAAATATGTTCCGAACCCATTGATTTCCTGACAAGCACCATCAAACGGGCACAGCGTGACGGCTACAGCCCCGGCAATGATCCGCATCTCATGGCCACCGCGATCGTCTCGATGATGAACCAGTTCGCCTACAACCAGCTCAGCCAGGGCAATGCCGCCACCGTCGACGACGACGCCTGCATAGAAACCCTGGCCGGAATCTGTTACCGCGCCATCTATTCCAAGGAGGTCTGCTGAATGCCCACCGAACTGACCGTCGAACGAGAGTTCGTCGGGCTACC is a window from the Mycobacteroides salmoniphilum genome containing:
- a CDS encoding VOC family protein; amino-acid sequence: MIKPNNPNSEFEFGGFNHVALVCSDMERTVDFYTNVLGMPLIKSLDLPMGQGQHFFFDAGGGDSLAFFWFKDAPDGVPGISAPAAIPGIGDIISAVSSMNHISLHVPAEKFDEYRVKLKAKGVRVGPILNHDESEFQVSKELHPGVYVRSFYFLDPDGITLEFACWTKEFSAADVRVAPKTAAERTPREVATA
- a CDS encoding TetR/AcrR family transcriptional regulator, with protein sequence MVTSSRVYGGVQAPDRQAERRNRLLEAGLDLLTSGPAPNVTVRGVCKHAGVVARYFYENFTDLDELTAQVYDGVIGEVATSTQKAVDAAPLRKKTEAGIANIVHVIAADPRIGHLLFGSNPANSVIAQRRSAAEQLFAALSGQHLNKTYQLPNDESMRAAAYFAVGGVGQTLAAWVTGQLKLSADELVVVLTRLLDPVRR
- a CDS encoding TetR/AcrR family transcriptional regulator, with product MVQPTVRGRQTQAAIDEAARTVIARKGILATTVADIASEAGRSTASFYNYYDSKEAMVAQWAMRFRTEAQERVSSLVAEPRAQTDKQRARDIATAHWLTWRHQLAEMISVSQMAMISSEFAEFWNQICSEPIDFLTSTIKRAQRDGYSPGNDPHLMATAIVSMMNQFAYNQLSQGNAATVDDDACIETLAGICYRAIYSKEVC